Below is a window of Cheilinus undulatus linkage group 8, ASM1832078v1, whole genome shotgun sequence DNA.
ATCCACAGGAAAGTATGCCATCTATTTTTTACCCCAAACTGGTGCATGAGCTGAATGAGAGAGTCTCCAACAAACAGGACTTCGGGTTCTTTGTCCTTGCTGTCAGACACAAAGCGGTTGTGCTACAAAGAGAAATATGAAGAcagatttttatgtttcttgaTAGCAAATACAAAATCATAGACCTTATCTAGCCACAAGGCTTATCAGCcgaatatggcaaaaaaaaatagatatccTTGAAACCAAATGACAAATATAAAGTGCAGGAAGCATGCTTTCAAACAAAAAGGGGCCTAATTACATTTGATAGAATATTTTTCCTCCAATTTATCTAACACCAGTGCACATTCTTACTGAAACCTTGTGggagaaaaaaacttaaaaactgcTAGTGTATCTACCTTACTTTTAATTTGCCTTGTCCATACATGTGTGGCTCATAAAGACAAATACCAGTGAATTAAAGGTATCTTTTAACTTCTGCTTTTAACAAATCAGAATAATGCAGTAcataatgtcagacttcagctAATAGTTATATAATAAAGCTTAACATTGGCATGCTGATTTGGAAGCCCTGGCAACACATGGCTATAGCCATGCTGAAGCTATGGGAACAGCAAAGAGAAAACTTCcaataataatgtttttcacACACCAGAGACATCCATCGTCCATCTCCCTGGGTGTCTTCACAAGGAGTGGGTGTGGCGGCGGGGTTACAGTCTTCTGCACTCATGACTTGGCTCTAGTGGTGCTAGGATAGCAAGTTGTGTATAAAGATTTGTGAATGGGAAACGAACCGATTAATCAGAACCCTAAAGCTCTACCTGCTAGCTAAATCTTAAGAGGCTGGAACAGTTAGCCACAGTAGCTAGCCTGCTGTCTAAAACTCACAATAGCTTAAGTTTAACTTCTGTAGTCAAACAAGCAACGAAGATTATTATCCTGCAATTATGCGATGTTGTTTGCAAAAAGATAAGGCAGAGCTTCAAATATTACATTTATACATGTAACAAAACACAGGCTATcgaaaaaatctaaaaatcgTCATCTCCCAACAGTTTCAGGAAGTGAATGTTCACTCCAACGTTGGTTGCAAGTACCATCGTTGGCCACTGACTACAGAGTatatgttttcatgtattttgctCTCATCAAGCATTTCAGCTTCACTGTATATTTAACCTTAAAACTTAAATACGTATATGTGGATAAATTACTTAAGGACAGTAGTCAAAGTGAATATGGATAGCACAAATGAAAGCGTTTCACCTCCTCTTCAGAGAAAATGGTTTCGCCCTCCGCGGTGGCGTTCGTGAGAGTCGCTGCTGCGTAGAGGAACACGTCTGCGGCATGTTGCTGAGCAACGACAGATTTATCGGCGGCAAGAAACGACTACAAGGCTTTAGGGTTAATTTCGGTAAGTGGTGTTACGAAAGCAATGATTTAAAGTTTGTATAAAATATTACTTGTGAGAGTTGCCACTCTTATAGCACGAAATGTGTCTAAAGTGATGAGTTGTTACCACGTTTTTGAGGCGCCATACCTGATTAATGTAGCTCCAAACAGGTGAGTTCACCTGCTGGCCGTCGTTTTTAACATCCGTTTATCAGCCTAGCTTCGGTGACTAATAGCTAGCAAGTTCCTCCAAGGAGGTGAACATTACCGGGGAAGTGACGTTGCGATATTGTTTCTTTGTGCAATATTTATATTTGAGACAGAGATGGGAAGACAGAGGACTACTGTACTCAGATAAAAGTACAGGTACTCTGGCTAAAAATTACTTGAATATGTTGAACGTACGGGTCTAtaaatttactcaagtaaaaagtaaaaagtatttcatttaacatttacttttaacaCTGAATAAATAAAGGGGCTTGACAGTTTATTTAGACTTAATCAAAATATGAcccactgcaattttcaaatttcagaaggtgcaatatttctttaacctaaaatgagtgtcaaaataccagtttaattattttttcctctttttgcagcacagatgttatgctctacacattgcAAGCATGCAGTCATTCAAGTGTCAATATGTATGTTTAAATACAGAAATTGAACAATTACAGGACTGTTATACACAAGAAAAAGTACATAAACTCTGGttaaaaattacacaaataaaAGTTCAAGTATAGAATCTATAAattactcaagtacaagtaaaaagtatttcatttaaagattacTTTTAATGCTCAGTAATTACTGGGGCCCAACAGTTAATAAAAAAAGGAGATTAATTCACAATATTTACTACTGCAAATTTCAAATCACTTTCaaatagtttgcaaaaacaaTCTACTCTCCTCAATTTTgcatatgtttttcttattaagaATGAGAATGACATGAAAATTCTTACTCCCCTCAATGCAACAGTTCAAACAGAATTGAGTAATATGAGTCACCCTACTTGTtacttgtttgttttgatgtttacAGCACACTTGTTTGGCAGAGTTTTGCTATGCTGTCATGATGATTGCTCACTAAGGCTGAACAGTTTGGGAAGATAATCTAGCTGTAATTATTTTCCTCAATATAGTGATTGTGATTCAGTCTGGGTTTATTATTTAGATTCCTCGTCTTATTTATTTCTTACCAGGCAAACAAGACGTCCTTATACATTACAACACACACCatgtttggtagattaaactaatgcttaatttttttaaagagttatAAAAAAtcgacacttgaatgtttgttgtgtgtagagcataacatctctgctgcataaaaatgtaggtattttgacacatgttatgtcaaagaaatattacaccttCTGTGTTTTGAAAATTAACGTGGACACATTGTGATTGAATCCAAATTTCAATTACCTGTTCAGCCCAATCACTTACAAGGCTTTAAgataaaacaaatcagtttgCTAACGGGATTGAAGTTGAGCAAAAACATATGCCCTTTATgttattacattacattattacattatttgaTTTCATCCTACCATATAGGTCTGGCTTGCAGGAAATAACAGTTCGTTTAATTGTAATTGCAGTGTAGATATATATATGGGCTGGGGGTCTGGTGCCTGTAAAATAGATAATTTCTTCCAAATCATACTGCCCTAATAGCTCCAGAAGAGTTGTACTCTAAAAGATGAACTTTCCTTATTGACATGAGCAAATGATAATATCGATCTCCAACTAGGtagttcaggtaaagtcacatctttaaaatcaagtgaaatacaacagctgtttaggGATGTGATATGGACTCATGCTGTTGctgtgtgctactgtgtagtcaacagaggtggaaaattACAGGtttattgtactcaagtaaaagtacagtaactctggttaaaacttacttcagtagaagttaaagtagtgatttcaaaatgtactcaaaaaagtacaagtaccccagaaacactactcaattacagtaattcgagtaaatgtaattatttactTTCCTACTCTGTACAAAAGactgtacaaaaacaaaagcagttaGTGTCTTTAGGCTTAATCATGAGGAAGTAACATTTCAGTCTTAAAGTaataaattaatcatttaaaacttgaagactttttttaatctgaggcTGGACTAGTTGATGAAAAGTGTGATGCATAAtaccattttattgttttgtttcgATAATGATGTCTAGTTGATAAACTAATACTGAAGACTCTTTGTAAGCTTAACCTTAGCTATTTGAAACATGTTTTCTcgttaattcaaaataaatcatgcattttttaaccataaacttcACTGGCTACAAGGATGGATCGTAGCTGCTGCCATTTTTATGCAGTCAGATGGAGGATGGAGTGCAAGTTGTGGGAGAGGCCATTGCATGTttgcaaaaaatacattttctagGTTTTTGGGATAGAATCAGAACTTTGCAATATTATACAAAAGCtcaatttgtaaaaatgaaaaaacttcATTCATTTTGCAATCACTGCAGTCAATTTTCTGGAACAACAGGTGGTGCAGTTGCCTTCATTATGTCATACTTCTAAAAGTGATAGTGGGTTAATTCTGTCCACAAAGGGCGCCAAAGAAAGATATTTAATATTAACATTTCATCTGCTTTTCCTCTGTTAATCCATAGATGTTTTATAGTGTTATGCAGTTTTCATAATGAATATATCTCCCATCACTTAATAGTTTATACAGCATTTATTCTCCAAAGAAAGAGGGTCAGACTTTCTAACTGGCAGTTTCAGATGTGGTGACTAAACTTCTGCTTTTCTTTGCTGacccattttattttaaaatgtcatgaaattatgaaaaaaagaagagagagtaAGTTTTCTATTCACTAATTAATTTGTTTCAGGGTACAAAGTGTCAAAACCCTGTGTCTTAAATGCTGAAGAAAAATGATCTGCTGGGTTTAAATGTTGGCTTTTATAactcttttttacatttatgccAACTGGGAATTATATAGACCTAGTGAAGTCTTAAGTTCCTCTAAAATTATGCATGCACAAtagttgtgttttattataatCTGTAAAGTCAAGTTATTTTGACATTGAGAACAGAGTACAAATGGCCAAGCATGCTCAAGGCCTTTTATGGAGCTTGCTTTTATACAACTAAGGGAAAGCAATAAATAAAGTAGTTTGGAGTAGTTTGTTACTCTCAAAACCatttgattaaatttaattttgttcATATTCCTGCATTAATTCACAGTGTCTAACATGTCATGAACTGATATATGGTGTCAGCCAATGACTGTCATTGAAGCATACATAGTTTTTAATGATCTAATCAAATATTAGACCTCATTGTGGTGAAGTATCATCCTGTAGAGCTTTACACCATTGCTTATCTCTTTCTTGCACTACTAACAGCAGTTCTTTTCCCTTTCCACAGAATTGGTGCAGCATGAGCCACATGTGTGGCCGGTCTCTACCAGACAAAGGTAGATTCTTAAACGTTTTCAACAAGCcgttaaaaacaacagataaaaactGTTGCTCAGTGAACAGATCAGCTGCAGGCTCCAAATGTTCAAACCGAAACAGTAAGACTGATGGGCAACACAGAATAAAGCGCTTTAAGAGTCGCAaggagaggagccagatgaggagTGGTGGTAAAGAAGCCTCAAGGTTAAAGTCACATCACCATCACTGTCATCGGCAAAGCAGTAGAGACATTACATATGTATATGATCGCTGCTGTCATAGTAGCTGTAATTGTTCCTGTAGGCAAGATGCACCTTTCCCAAATGTTGTTCCAGCTGCACAGGAGCCCAGTATCATCACAGAAAGTCGCCTCATAGGACACCATGGGCTGTTTAACCATGAGGTAAAATCTATCGACATTGAACGCCTGTTGAGTAGGCAGATGAATGTGGAGAACAGTGGAGTGCGAGAAAATAACAATTCTACTTCACATCCATCTTCAGTATCTCGCAATCCCTTTCCATTCTCCTGTGATAATATGGTGGGTGCTGAGCCTGAGGAGGTTGTGACAATAGACAGGGAAGCAGACTTTTCTCCAAAGGCCTATGATAATTGTCAGGAAAAAGAAAAGCGTATCAGTCAGGAGGCTGATGTTACACAAGGACCAAAGACCAACCCTGTCACAAAAGAAAAGGGCAGTGAGCCACAGCTAACCCCCATTGATAGCAGAGATAATGTGATGAAATTAAAGAAGGTAGAGGgaaccatgtttttttctccagagAACACCCCAAAGAACCAGGAGTCACCTATCCACCAAATACAATCCCATGGTGTCAGCCAAACTCCACCTCAGCTCTCCAGCCCCCATGCTGCACACAGCTCTGACTCTCAACACAGACCAGATTCCAGCTCTTTGACTgagtctgtctctgctgtggTGACAAGTTTGTGTGGATGTCTGCAGTTTCCACTTTTGAGGAGGAGAAACCTGGTG
It encodes the following:
- the si:dkey-250k15.4 gene encoding uncharacterized protein si:dkey-250k15.4, which encodes MSHMCGRSLPDKGRFLNVFNKPLKTTDKNCCSVNRSAAGSKCSNRNSKTDGQHRIKRFKSRKERSQMRSGGKEASRLKSHHHHCHRQSSRDITYVYDRCCHSSCNCSCRQDAPFPNVVPAAQEPSIITESRLIGHHGLFNHEVKSIDIERLLSRQMNVENSGVRENNNSTSHPSSVSRNPFPFSCDNMVGAEPEEVVTIDREADFSPKAYDNCQEKEKRISQEADVTQGPKTNPVTKEKGSEPQLTPIDSRDNVMKLKKVEGTMFFSPENTPKNQESPIHQIQSHGVSQTPPQLSSPHAAHSSDSQHRPDSSSLTESVSAVVTSLCGCLQFPLLRRRNLVAESREVLLKALKKRHGSRLQENLFRLQQCHSFGSDHSKKDKEQELTMIEEDELQQTDSFSTVFDASKPFFDTRKTRSLTTKGSVHFNLKSSPQMVQNMRKTSEWFRGPEETSALLLDDNLRPPCSPEFGMDFRCSGIRDHLFAPSPTSCWGEKYPPSPLWGGRSSRPDDKDSLMFDFFENGFLSQTRAPDGPQNSISRTPKFLSYQTQLLERRSTEPINFPQKQDLFDTERYSLPPSLSSQMLSPERSHSFQPFSQPSIHPPLRAHHTDMIHYPPSHMLEKESAPSLSTRLSPEHWSFPPMRLY